The following proteins are co-located in the Vigna unguiculata cultivar IT97K-499-35 chromosome 9, ASM411807v1, whole genome shotgun sequence genome:
- the LOC114164095 gene encoding nitrate regulatory gene2 protein, with translation MGCVLSSIDEDEKVGRCKERKRLMKQLVKIRGDYSDSLLAYLKSLRNTGATLRQFTESDTIEFETASPPLPPLPPPPRPFFLTDKSMVQEDEMLETDDTNVPPLQIDPSLSSLRLYRCPDRNEMVEPVEEDNWEETKTEFEDEEAEAAVIAEKLRRGKQQLVESVDENSSAISLCRKDATTMPVTVYRSGKTLEGIGKELDEQFLKASACIKEIAVLIDISGGDTLLRQNSGRHDRKRGNSAKVFSVLSWSRHSKSPPSTKDCAEFSGRSEPCKPGAHCATLKKLYSAEKKLFKAVKEEGIVALEFDRKSSLLRKQEDENLDMVKIDKTRSCVEKLESDLISLRQCISETTSSILEMIDEELLPQLVALTAGLAQMWRTMQESHEAQTLISQHLSNLSDNHSTILNSEYHPQATIQFQTEASYWYSNFCKLVKSQREYVRILHEWIKLTESLRDGQESSNHSSVLTICEHWERGLNDLPEKATSDAIKSLLSCIRSITSQQTEEHNILKRLEKLERKFQKCVNTLAEMQQRIDGDIADTSPRHPIHVKKSETEEIKKQVENERANYLDAVQYSRAMTLDQLQTTLPPLFHLLMEFSSASSHAIELINAPTEAI, from the exons ATGGGTTGTGTTTTGTCAAGTATTGATGAGGATGAGAAGGTTGGTAGGTGCAAGGAAAGGAAGAGGTTGATGAAACAGTTGGTGAAAATTAGAGGGGATTATTCTGATTCCTTATTGGCTTATTTGAAATCACTGAGAAACACTGGTGCCACCCTGAGGCAATTCACTGAGTCTGATACAATTGAGTTTGAAACTGCATCCCCGCCACTACCACCGCTACCACCGCCGCCGCGGCCTTTTTTTCTCACTGACAAGAGTATGGTGCAGGAGGATGAGATGCTAGAGACAGATGACACCAATGTTCCTCCACTGCAAATTGATCCAAGTTTGAGTTCATTACGGCTGTATCGATGCCCTGATAGAAACGAAATGGTGGAACCAGTGGAGGAGGATAATTGGGAAGAAACCAAAACAGAATTTGAGGATGAAGAAGCAGAAGCTGCTGTAATTGCTGAAAAATTGCGTAGGGGAAAGCAACAGTTGGTAGAATCAGTTGATGAAAATTCCTCTGCAATAAGTTTGTGTAGAAAAGATGCTACAACTATGCCTGTTACAGTTTATAGAAGTGGGAAAACATTGGAGGGTATAGGTAAAGAGTTGGATGAGCAATTCTTGAAAGCATCTGCATGTATTAAGGAAATTGCTGTTCTTATTGATATCAGTGGAGGAGATACTCTTCTGCGGCAGAATTCTGGGCGTCATGATA GGAAGAGAGGCAATTCTGCAAAGGTCTTCAGTGTACTGTCATGGAGTAGGCATTCAAAATCACCACCATCCACCAAAGATTGTGCTGAATTTTCTGGTCGTAGTGAACCATGCAAGCCTGGAGCTCATTGTGCCACACTTAAAAAGTTATATTCGGCAGAGAAGAAACTGTTCAAAGCAGTAAAG GAAGAGGGAATTGTTGCCTTGGAGTTCGATAGAAAGTCGTCATTATTGCGTAAACAAGAGGATGAGAACCTTGACATGGTGAAAATTGACAAAACTCGATCATGTGTTGAGAAGTTGGAGTCTGATTTAATAAGCTTACGGCAGTGCATCAGTGAAACAACTTCATCAATTTTGGAAATGATAGATGAGGAGCTTTTACCCCAGCTGGTTGCATTAACTGCAGG GTTGGCACAAATGTGGAGAACAATGCAGGAGTCCCATGAAGCCCAAACACTCATCTCCCAGCACTTGAGTAACCTCAGTGATAATCACAGCACGATACTAAATTCTGAATATCATCCCCAGGCTACAATTCAGTTTCAGACTGAGGCCTCTTATTGGTATAGCAACTTTTGCAAACTTGTAAAATCTCAACGGGAGTATGTGAGGATCCTCCATGAATGGATTAAGCTTACCGAGAGCCTCAGGGATGGTCAAGAAAGTAGCAATCATTCTTCTGTTCTTACTATTTGTGAACATTGGGAGCGTGGGCTTAATGACTTACCAGAAAAG GCGACCTCTGATGCAATAAAAAGCCTTTTGTCATGCATCCGATCCATAACTTCTCAGCAGACAGAGGAACACAACATTCTGAAAAGGTTAGAGAAACTTGAAAGGAAATTCCAAAAATGTGTGAACACCTTGGCTGAGATGCAGCAGAGAATAGATGGAGATATAGCTGATACAAGCCCCAGGCATCCAATCCATGTTAAGAAGAGTGAAACAGAAGAAATTAAGAAGCAAGTGGAGAATGAGAGAGCAAATTATTTGGATGCTGTTCAGTATAGTAGGGCCATGACCCTTGATCAGCTACAAACTACACTTCCCCCACTCTTCCATTTACTCATGGAATTTTCAAGTGCTTCATCCCATGCTATTGAGCTTATCAATGCCCCCACTGAAGCCATTTGA
- the LOC114163131 gene encoding BTB/POZ domain-containing protein At1g30440, whose product MACVKLGSKADAFQRQGQAWFCTTGLPSDIVVEVGEMSFHLHKFPLLSRSGVLERMIAEATESEEECVISLSDIPGGAKTFELVAKFCYGVKLELTASNVVYLWCAAERLEMTEEYGEGNLISQAETFFNQVVLRSWKDSLRALETCDDVLAHAEELHIVKRCIESLAAKASTDPNLFGWPVLERGGPLQSPGGSVLWNGISTGARPKNSSADWWYEDVSNLSLPLYKRLIAVMESRGIRQEIIAGSLAFYAKTYLPMLNRRQVSGESSTRLTQVGSPLSEDDQKILLEEIDGLLPMQKGLVQTKFLFGLLRTAMILRVSPSCISNLEKRIGMQLDQATLEDLLMPNFSYSMETLYNVDCVQRILDHFLAMDQATGCASPCSIDDGQLIGSPSLTPITMVAKLIDGYLAEVAPDINLKLPKFQALAAAVPEYARPLDDGLYRALDIYLKSHPWLVESEREQLCRLMDCQKLSLEACTHAAQNERLPIRIIFQVLFFEQLQLRTSIAGCFMVSDNLDGSRQLRSGLVGSTEGGWASAVKENQVLKVGMDNMRMRVSELEKECSNMRQEIEKLGRSKGSSAWGTVSKKLGFKMKSQMCSAQEGSVSNQNNNAANSKVEKLKERHVKHKKSCSISDKASSVSSIVHS is encoded by the exons ATGGCCTGCGTGAAATTGGGTTCCAAAGCTGATGCTTTTCAGCGTCAAGGGCAGGCCTG GTTCTGTACGACTGGTCTTCCTAGTGATATAGTTGTTGAAGTTGGAGAGATGTCCTTCCATCTTCACAAG TTTCCTTTGCTCTCTAGAAGTGGGGTTCTGGAAAGAATGATCGCTGAGGCTACTGAATCAGAAGAAGAATGTGTAATATCACTCAGTGACATTCCTGGTGGTGCCAAAACATTTGAACTTGTGGCAAAATTCTGCTATGGAGTGAAACTTGAACTTACAGCATCAAATGTTGTGTACCTGTGGTGTGCAGCAGAGCGTCTAGAAATGACCGAGGAATATGGTGAAGGGAATCTTATTTCACAGGCTGAAACCTTTTTCAATCAAGTGGTCCTCCGCAGTTGGAAAGACTCTCTGAGGGCACTTGAAACCTGTGATGATGTTTTGGCCCATGCCGAAGAGCTCCACATTGTGAAAAGATGCATCGAGTCACTCGCAGCAAAGGCGTCTACCGACCCAAATCTATTCGGGTGGCCGGTGCTGGAGCGTGGTGGTCCTTTGCAGAGCCCTGGTGGAAGTGTTTTGTGGAATGGAATAAGTACCGGTGCAAGACCAAAAAATTCAAGTGCAGATTGGTGGTATGAGGATGTATCAAATTTAAGTTTACCTCTTTATAAGAGACTAATAGCTGTCATGGAATCGAGAGGCATTAGGCAGGAGATTATTGCTGGTTCTCTTGCTTTCTATGCTAAAACATATCTGCCTATGCTAAACCGGCGCCAGGTTTCCGGCGAGTCCAGCACCCGGCTGACACAGGTAGGGTCTCCACTGTCTGAAGATGACCAGAAGATCCTACTGGAAGAGATTGATGGTTTGCTACCAATGCAGAAGGGCCTGGTCCAAACAAAGTTCTTGTTTGGTCTACTTCGAACGGCCATGATTCTACGAGTGAGCCCTTCTTGCATATCAAATTTGGAGAAACGGATCGGCATGCAGCTTGACCAAGCTACTCTAGAAGATCTCTTGATGCCAAATTTCTCATACTCTATGGAGACACTTTACAATGTTGACTGTGTGCAAAGAATTCTTGACCATTTCCTTGCCATGGATCAGGCTACTGGCTGTGCCTCTCCATGCTCGATCGACGATGGTCAATTGATCGGATCGCCTTCATTAACACCAATCACCATGGTAGCCAAGCTGATTGATGGTTACCTCGCAGAGGTTGCCCCAGATATTAACTTAAAACTTCCAAAGTTTCAGGCCCTTGCAGCAGCAGTTCCAGAGTATGCCAGGCCTTTGGATGATGGTTTATATCGTGCATTAGATATTTACTTGAAG TCTCACCCATGGTTGGTGGAGTCTGAGAGAGAGCAGCTATGCAGGCTGATGGATTGCCAGAAGCTCTCATTAGAGGCATGCACGCACGCGGCGCAGAACGAGAGGCTACCGATCAGAATAATTTTTCAAGTTCTGTTTTTTGAGCAGCTCCAGCTCCGGACATCAATCGCCGGTTGCTTCATGGTTTCGGATAACCTAGACGGATCGAGGCAGCTGCGAAGCGGGCTTGTGGGATCGACGGAGGGTGGGTGGGCGTCGGCGGTGAAGGAAAATCAGGTTTTGAAGGTGGGAATGGACAACATGAGGATGAGGGTGTCTGAGCTGGAAAAGGAGTGTTCAAACATGAGGCAGGAGATTGAGAAATTGGGTCGTTCAAAGGGATCAAGCGCTTGGGGAACTGTTTCTAAGAAACTTGGGTTCAAGATGAAGTCTCAGATGTGTAGTGCTCAAGAAGGGTCAGTGAGCAACCAGAACAACAATGCAGCAAATAGTAAGGTTGAGAAGTTGAAGGAAAGACATGTAAAGCACAAGAAAAGTTGTTCTATCAGTGACAAGGCATCATCGGTTTCTTCAATTGTTCATTCATAG